In Haemorhous mexicanus isolate bHaeMex1 chromosome 6, bHaeMex1.pri, whole genome shotgun sequence, a single window of DNA contains:
- the SERPINA10 gene encoding protein Z-dependent protease inhibitor: protein MKAGIYILLLSEICFEFIQADIKPKFPKEEKEINFLERNNISISKEWYHHKNISKPFEHQGFEDQGLEVFTLHNFTEKTANFGFNLYRKIAMTHDNNVIISPFSVSALMSVYMMAAKGETHRQIVKGLNLHAVKDRADRQHLPALFKQLTGNITMNEEFLLVQGVLSFIQKDFKLKESFLNLSKQYFDMEFLKVDFENLTQAKLFINQNINKMTKGKIPRLFEELDRHNKVVLVDYIFFKGKWVYPFNSKFTEIETFHINKYRSVQVPMMFKSDKINSTFDENLRCTVIKIPYKGNAHMLIVIPEKEGDYISIEDHLSTELVESWLGNMKTRKVDISFPKFKLEQKYKLKKLLQGLGIKKLFTRSADLSHLTDHEYVAVSQVVQNAVIEVDEEGTEAAAASGSEITAFAVPPVIRVDRPFLFMIFEETFKTLLFIGRVVDPTEM from the exons ATGAAAGCAGGAATCTACATACTTCTCTTAAGTGAAATATGTTTTGAATTCATCCAGGCTGATATCAAACCTAAATttccaaaggaggaaaaagagattaATTTCTTGGAAAGAAATAACATCAGTATTTCCAAAGAGTGGTATCATCACAAAAATATCTCTAAGCCTTTTGAACACCAAGGTTTTGAAGACCAAGGTCTTGAAGTCTTCACTCTTCACAACTTCACTGAAAAGACTGCAAATTTTGGTTTTAACCTCTACAGAAAAATTGCAATGACACATGATAACAATGTAATCATCTCTCCATTTTCTGTGTCAGCTCTCATGAGTGTCTATATGATGGCAGCCAAAGGAGAAACACACAGACAAATTGTAAAAGGTCTAAACCTCCATGCTGTGAAGGACAGAGCGGATCGCCAACATTTACCAGCTTTGTTTAAACAACTGACAGGTAACATCACAATGAATGAGGAATTTCTCCTTGTGCAAGGTGTTctttcttttattcaaaaggACTTCAAACTCAAGGAGTCTTTCCTGAATTTATCTAAGCAGTACTTTGATATGGAATTCCTGAAAGTGGACTTTGAAAATTTAACTCAGGCAAAACTTTTCATCAATCAAAACATTAACAAAATGAccaaaggaaaaatcccaaggCTTTTTGAAGAGCTGGACCGCCATAATAAAGTGGTGCTTGTGGactacattttctttaaag gTAAATGGGTCTATCCATTTAATTCCAAATTCACGGAAATTGAGACTTTCCACATAAACAAATACAGAAGTGTACAGGTACCCATGATGTTCAAGTCAGATAAAATTAATTCCACTTTTGATGAGAACTTAAGATGCACTGTGATTAAGATACCTTACAAAGGGAATGCCCACATGCTGATTGTTATCCCAGAAAAAGAGGGAGACTACATTTCAATTGAAGACCATTTGTCTACAGAGCTTGTGGAATCCTGGCTTGGAAACATGAAAACCAG aaaagtgGATATTTCATTTCCAAAGTTTAAACTAGAGCAAAAATACAAACTGAAGAAACTGCTTCAAGGTCTTGGAATTAAAAAGCTCTTTACACGTTCAGCAGATCTTAGTCATTTGACAGATCACGAATATGTAGCAGTTTCACAG GTTGTCCAAAATGCAGTTATTGAAGTGGATGAGGAAGGaactgaggctgcagcagcaagtGGCTCAGAAATAACTGCATTCGCAGTGCCTCCTGTCATCAGAGTGGACCGGCCATTCCTTTTCATGATTTTTGaagaaacttttaaaacattACTGTTCATTGGCAGGGTGGTTGATCCAACAGAAATGTGA